The following proteins are encoded in a genomic region of Burkholderia stabilis:
- a CDS encoding AAA family ATPase translates to MNAPADTPPSAPPVLGVYRQLADPSAGQWIVSRSERAHMYRIQHHRPDGSTSVDTVVDADNLDAKLHKWIQEGFVRRDDGERAPPAHRGGFMRDLRRAHALRPAAAGDAANTARVGGVPMPRGPGGPLVPPQNPAYLFTARATNVLEDIVENRRILLIGHTGTGKTSLIEQAAAHTGHGVLRSNMNGQTTVGDFVGFWTVKGGETIWVDGVLPAAMREGLWLIVDEIDFAEPAILAVLTAVLEPGGCLLLKEKGNEIVVPHPSFRLFATANAAGAMGQFRHLYQGANVMNEAFLDRWRVYHIDYLPPPDEARVLQRTFGAAMSAAMAGTLAAIAADCRAAFVREDLASAFSTRRLLDWAELMLRTGDPESAAGPTLYAKVGAEDADLIRSIIRHYIDVEA, encoded by the coding sequence ATGAACGCACCCGCCGACACCCCACCTTCCGCCCCGCCGGTACTCGGCGTCTATCGGCAACTGGCGGACCCGTCCGCCGGACAATGGATCGTCAGCCGCTCCGAACGCGCGCACATGTACCGCATCCAGCATCACCGGCCCGACGGCAGCACGTCGGTCGACACGGTCGTCGATGCGGACAACCTCGACGCGAAGCTGCACAAGTGGATCCAGGAAGGCTTCGTCCGGCGCGACGACGGCGAGCGAGCGCCGCCCGCCCATCGCGGCGGATTCATGCGCGACTTGCGCCGCGCGCACGCATTGCGACCGGCCGCGGCCGGCGACGCGGCGAACACCGCGCGCGTGGGCGGCGTGCCGATGCCGCGCGGCCCGGGCGGCCCGCTCGTGCCGCCGCAGAACCCGGCCTACCTGTTCACCGCGCGCGCGACGAACGTGCTGGAAGACATCGTCGAGAATCGCCGCATCCTGCTGATCGGCCACACCGGAACCGGCAAGACGAGCCTCATCGAGCAAGCCGCCGCACACACTGGCCACGGCGTGCTGCGCTCGAACATGAACGGGCAGACGACGGTCGGCGACTTCGTCGGCTTCTGGACCGTGAAGGGCGGCGAAACGATCTGGGTCGACGGCGTGCTGCCGGCCGCGATGCGCGAAGGCTTGTGGCTCATCGTCGACGAGATCGATTTCGCGGAGCCCGCGATCCTCGCCGTGCTGACCGCCGTGCTCGAACCGGGCGGGTGCCTGCTGCTGAAGGAGAAAGGCAACGAAATCGTCGTGCCGCATCCGTCGTTCCGGCTGTTCGCGACCGCCAACGCGGCGGGCGCGATGGGGCAGTTCCGGCATCTGTACCAGGGCGCCAACGTGATGAACGAGGCGTTCCTCGACCGCTGGCGCGTGTACCACATCGACTATCTGCCGCCGCCCGACGAGGCGCGCGTGCTGCAGCGGACCTTCGGCGCGGCCATGTCGGCGGCGATGGCCGGCACGCTCGCGGCGATCGCGGCCGACTGCCGCGCCGCGTTCGTCCGCGAGGATCTGGCCAGCGCGTTCTCGACGCGACGCCTGCTCGACTGGGCCGAGCTGATGCTGCGCACCGGCGACCCCGAATCGGCCGCCGGGCCGACCCTCTATGCGAAAGTCGGCGCGGAAGACGCCGACCTGATCCGCAGCATCATCCGCCACTACATCGACGTCGAGGCGTAA
- a CDS encoding cobaltochelatase CobT-related protein, producing the protein MDRDDDACSLHLTRLARTLTQRHGIEVRFARHGPLAQRNVLVLPDTLLDGTVDHDAITGFVDLHAARVRFGDIDAIAALTSPVVRAIAQAIDDRRAAGRLVALYPGATVFLHRMRARSAADALRTWPRMAWRDRLLSRIERALWDEPPSTLERAPSLDAAMTAADDLVGEAHAATSTADSIRTAQRIVARVRALASAGANNMMFTADPGNTIDSEAIAAEFESGETGAPDDARAPVSGESGASMVADTESSHDAPTPGDAAPGTIRLSADNRPILSIPLTTAFDTVTDFTGKGEPARWHRLRSAARAQTEPLKMRLERALKVDEQTRWKREQERGALDRASLVRLVTSPGYRTPFRVTRAAPGRDAAVSLLIDCSGSMAGKKIELARLCAAALCDALMQLGFACEVLGYSSVEDAAMRAHYQRWIDGGHATFGYNRFVERLDLRVYKRFDSDNPGGLACIECGHENPDGEALSWAAERLLARRARRRILMVLSDGYPATGDGNPAILRTDLRARVDALRAQHVELIGVGILDDSVESFYPVSSVVEHLQALPGAAFSVLSDTLLDRRSWRKYGP; encoded by the coding sequence ATGGACCGGGACGACGATGCGTGCTCGCTTCACCTGACACGGCTGGCCCGCACGCTCACGCAACGACACGGAATCGAAGTGCGTTTCGCGCGCCACGGGCCGCTCGCGCAGCGCAACGTGCTGGTGCTGCCCGACACGCTGCTCGACGGCACCGTCGACCACGACGCGATCACCGGTTTCGTCGACCTCCACGCGGCACGCGTCCGTTTCGGCGACATCGATGCCATTGCCGCACTGACGTCGCCCGTTGTGCGGGCCATTGCGCAGGCGATCGACGACCGGCGCGCGGCCGGCCGCCTGGTCGCGCTGTATCCCGGCGCGACGGTGTTCCTGCACCGGATGCGCGCGCGATCGGCCGCCGACGCGCTCCGCACATGGCCACGGATGGCGTGGCGCGACCGGCTTCTTTCGCGCATCGAGCGTGCGTTGTGGGACGAACCACCGTCCACTCTCGAACGGGCGCCGTCGCTCGACGCGGCGATGACCGCAGCCGACGATCTCGTCGGCGAGGCACACGCCGCGACCTCGACGGCCGACAGCATCCGCACCGCGCAACGGATCGTCGCGCGCGTGCGCGCGCTCGCGTCGGCCGGCGCGAACAACATGATGTTCACGGCCGACCCGGGCAACACGATCGACAGCGAAGCCATCGCCGCCGAATTCGAATCCGGCGAAACGGGCGCACCGGACGACGCGCGCGCACCCGTTTCCGGCGAATCCGGCGCCAGCATGGTCGCCGACACGGAATCGTCGCACGACGCCCCCACGCCGGGCGATGCTGCGCCCGGCACGATCCGCCTGTCCGCGGACAACCGGCCGATCTTGTCCATCCCGCTGACCACCGCGTTCGACACGGTGACGGACTTCACGGGCAAGGGCGAACCGGCGCGCTGGCATCGCCTGCGCAGCGCGGCCCGCGCGCAGACGGAGCCGCTGAAGATGCGGCTCGAACGCGCGTTGAAAGTGGACGAGCAGACACGCTGGAAGCGCGAACAGGAGCGCGGCGCGCTCGACCGCGCATCGCTCGTGCGGCTCGTGACGTCTCCCGGCTATCGCACGCCGTTTCGCGTCACGCGCGCGGCGCCCGGGCGCGACGCGGCGGTCAGCCTGCTGATCGACTGCAGTGGCTCGATGGCCGGCAAGAAGATCGAACTCGCCCGGCTCTGCGCGGCCGCGCTGTGCGATGCGCTGATGCAGCTCGGTTTCGCGTGCGAAGTCCTCGGCTACAGCTCCGTCGAGGATGCCGCGATGCGCGCGCATTACCAGCGCTGGATCGACGGCGGCCACGCGACGTTCGGCTACAACCGGTTCGTCGAACGGCTCGACCTGCGCGTCTACAAGCGCTTCGATTCGGATAATCCCGGCGGCCTGGCGTGCATCGAATGCGGCCACGAGAATCCGGACGGCGAGGCCTTGAGCTGGGCCGCCGAACGGCTGTTGGCCAGACGTGCGCGCCGAAGAATCCTGATGGTGCTGTCGGACGGTTATCCGGCCACCGGCGACGGCAATCCGGCGATCCTGCGCACCGACCTGCGTGCGCGCGTCGATGCGCTGCGCGCGCAACATGTCGAACTGATCGGCGTCGGGATTCTCGACGATTCGGTGGAGTCGTTCTATCCGGTCAGCAGCGTGGTCGAACATCTGCAGGCGCTGCCGGGCGCGGCGTTCAGCGTGTTGAGCGATACGCTGCTGGATCGACGGTCGTGGCGGAAGTACGGCCCCTGA
- a CDS encoding chromate resistance protein ChrB domain-containing protein, with product MQWITRERPKIDRVACPWLIARFIDETPDFLYVPPGDVLRIAGETGAIPYDIPGVELTHVGEQCSFDAFLDKYGLGDDLALQQMARIVRGADTSRLDLTPQSSGLYAISLGLSKVFADDHDMLEYGLVMYDALYAWCRHCQAESHTWPPKMSG from the coding sequence ATGCAATGGATTACGCGCGAACGTCCCAAGATCGACAGGGTGGCCTGTCCCTGGCTCATTGCTCGTTTTATCGACGAGACCCCCGACTTCCTCTACGTACCACCGGGGGATGTCCTGCGGATCGCCGGCGAGACCGGTGCGATTCCGTACGATATTCCGGGTGTGGAGTTGACCCATGTCGGGGAGCAATGCAGCTTCGATGCGTTTCTCGACAAATATGGCCTGGGCGACGATCTGGCCTTGCAGCAGATGGCGCGCATCGTTCGGGGTGCGGATACGTCGCGGCTCGACCTGACGCCGCAGTCGAGCGGGCTTTACGCGATTTCACTGGGTTTGTCGAAGGTGTTTGCCGACGATCACGACATGCTGGAATACGGCCTGGTGATGTACGACGCGCTCTACGCCTGGTGCAGGCATTGTCAGGCGGAAAGCCACACGTGGCCGCCAAAGATGTCGGGTTGA
- a CDS encoding chromate transporter produces MNTRRDGPAYTLWQLIGYFARLGTTGFGGPVALAGYMHRDLVDTRKWIADADYKEGLALAQLAPGPLAAQLAIYLGYVHYRIVGATLVGIAFVLPSFLMVVLLGYAYTRFGGLTWMQSVFYGVGAAVIGIIAISARKLTAKSIGKDKLLWAIYLGLVVVTVVTESEVAWLFLAAGLLVWFRRSPSKWIRQRRVDAVVAVPVSATSALLGVVDWPQLAQLAAFFAKAGAFVFGSGLAIVPFLYGGVVTEHQWLSEKQFVDAVAVAMITPGPVVITVGFIGYLVAGLPGACVAAAGTFLPCYLFTVLPAPYFKKYGKLPAILAFVDGVTAAAVGAITGSVIVLARRSIVDVPTALIALATIVLLVRFRKLSEPAIVAGAAVIGLVVYPLLHH; encoded by the coding sequence ATGAATACACGTCGCGACGGCCCGGCCTATACGCTGTGGCAACTGATCGGATACTTCGCGCGGCTCGGCACCACGGGCTTCGGCGGGCCGGTTGCGCTTGCCGGCTATATGCATCGAGACCTCGTGGACACCCGCAAATGGATCGCCGATGCGGACTACAAGGAAGGTCTCGCGCTCGCGCAGCTCGCGCCCGGGCCGCTGGCGGCACAATTGGCGATTTATCTCGGCTACGTGCATTACCGTATCGTCGGCGCCACGCTGGTCGGGATCGCTTTCGTGCTCCCGTCGTTTCTGATGGTCGTGCTGCTCGGTTATGCCTATACCCGATTCGGCGGGCTGACCTGGATGCAGTCGGTGTTCTACGGTGTCGGCGCGGCGGTGATCGGAATCATCGCGATCAGCGCGCGCAAGCTGACTGCAAAGAGCATCGGCAAGGACAAGCTGCTTTGGGCGATCTATCTGGGGCTGGTCGTCGTGACGGTCGTGACCGAATCGGAAGTGGCGTGGCTGTTCCTCGCGGCGGGCCTGCTCGTCTGGTTCCGGCGCTCGCCGTCGAAGTGGATACGCCAGCGGCGCGTCGATGCGGTCGTCGCCGTGCCCGTCTCTGCCACCAGCGCGTTGCTGGGCGTCGTCGATTGGCCGCAGCTGGCGCAACTTGCCGCCTTCTTTGCCAAGGCAGGGGCCTTCGTGTTCGGCTCCGGGCTCGCCATCGTGCCGTTCCTCTATGGCGGCGTGGTGACGGAGCATCAATGGCTCAGCGAGAAGCAGTTCGTCGATGCCGTGGCAGTCGCGATGATCACACCGGGGCCGGTCGTCATCACGGTGGGTTTCATCGGCTATCTGGTCGCGGGCCTGCCCGGTGCGTGCGTGGCGGCGGCCGGCACGTTCCTGCCGTGCTATCTGTTCACGGTGTTGCCGGCGCCGTATTTCAAGAAGTACGGCAAATTGCCGGCGATTCTGGCGTTTGTCGACGGCGTAACGGCGGCAGCCGTGGGCGCGATTACGGGCTCGGTGATCGTGCTGGCCCGGCGTTCGATCGTCGATGTGCCGACAGCATTGATCGCGCTCGCGACCATCGTGCTGCTGGTCAGGTTCAGGAAGCTGTCGGAGCCGGCGATCGTGGCCGGAGCCGCCGTGATTGGCCTGGTGGTGTATCCGCTGCTGCATCACTGA
- a CDS encoding chromate resistance protein ChrB domain-containing protein: MNTIPRSWLLLIVSLPTAGATLRMRIWRAVKALGCGALRDGAYLLPAHAEQAAQLRDLADEARNGAGQAWLLQVRAEDSADEDAYRALFDRSGDYADWLAELSEDRKTLPDLAAADLNRLQRRHARTYEAIRRIDFFPGEASLRAHAQWRDFTTALEALRSPGEPHAAGGGIPRRDRAGYQGRLWATRRHLWVDRVASAWLIQRFIDPHARFVWLENLAECPVDALGFDFDGATFTHVGDRVSFEVLIASFGLDDDEGLVRLGTMVHALDVGGAIVPEAVGFEAILAGARKRVAGDDALLTEIGTVLDSLYAHFRGNRKP; this comes from the coding sequence ATGAATACGATCCCTCGCTCGTGGCTCCTGTTGATCGTCAGCCTGCCGACGGCCGGCGCGACCTTGCGCATGCGCATATGGCGTGCCGTCAAGGCGCTGGGGTGCGGCGCACTGCGGGACGGCGCCTACCTGTTGCCGGCACATGCCGAGCAGGCCGCGCAGTTGCGGGATCTGGCGGACGAGGCGCGTAACGGAGCAGGGCAAGCCTGGTTGCTGCAGGTTCGCGCGGAAGATTCGGCGGACGAGGATGCTTACCGGGCGCTGTTCGATCGCAGCGGCGACTACGCCGACTGGCTCGCCGAGCTTTCGGAAGACCGCAAGACACTGCCCGATCTCGCGGCGGCCGATCTCAATCGCCTGCAACGCCGCCACGCTCGCACGTATGAGGCCATTCGGCGCATCGATTTCTTTCCCGGCGAGGCCTCGCTGCGCGCGCATGCGCAATGGCGGGATTTCACCACGGCCCTCGAAGCGTTGCGATCACCCGGCGAGCCGCATGCGGCCGGAGGCGGCATTCCACGTCGCGACCGTGCCGGGTATCAAGGGAGGCTGTGGGCGACGCGCCGTCACCTTTGGGTGGATAGGGTCGCCAGCGCGTGGCTGATTCAACGCTTCATCGATCCGCATGCGCGCTTCGTGTGGCTGGAAAACCTCGCGGAATGTCCGGTCGACGCCCTTGGCTTCGATTTCGATGGCGCCACGTTCACGCATGTGGGCGATCGCGTTTCATTCGAGGTACTGATCGCGAGCTTCGGGCTGGATGACGATGAAGGGCTCGTGCGGCTGGGCACAATGGTGCATGCGCTGGACGTAGGCGGTGCGATCGTGCCGGAAGCCGTCGGATTCGAGGCCATTCTGGCGGGTGCACGAAAACGCGTGGCCGGCGACGACGCGTTGCTGACGGAGATCGGCACCGTACTCGATTCGTTGTACGCCCATTTTCGCGGCAATCGAAAGCCGTAA
- a CDS encoding cobaltochelatase CobT-related protein translates to MCCKLVEIATRHCTYRLPQPLPGPTPRRGQPAVRRPARFPGCAQHASPKRFFREVRTGIARADKRCDSDNPGGLACIECGHENPDGEALSWAAERLLATRERRRILMVLSDGYPATGDGNPAILRTDLRARVDALRAQRVELIGVGILDDSVESFYPVSSVVDHLQALPGAAFSVLSDTLLDRR, encoded by the coding sequence ATGTGCTGCAAGCTTGTAGAGATTGCTACACGACACTGCACCTACCGTCTGCCGCAACCGTTGCCCGGGCCTACTCCGCGCCGCGGCCAGCCGGCAGTCAGGCGGCCGGCGCGCTTCCCGGGATGTGCGCAACATGCCTCACCGAAGCGGTTTTTTCGGGAGGTACGAACCGGAATCGCCCGTGCCGACAAGCGCTGCGACTCGGATAACCCCGGCGGCCTGGCGTGCATCGAATGCGGCCACGAGAATCCGGACGGCGAGGCCTTGAGCTGGGCCGCCGAACGACTGCTGGCCACGCGTGAGCGCCGAAGGATCCTGATGGTGCTGTCGGACGGTTATCCGGCCACCGGCGACGGCAATCCGGCGATCCTGCGCACCGACCTGCGTGCGCGCGTCGATGCGCTGCGCGCGCAGCGCGTCGAACTGATCGGCGTCGGGATTCTCGACGATTCGGTGGAATCGTTCTATCCGGTCAGCAGCGTGGTCGATCATCTGCAGGCGCTGCCGGGCGCAGCGTTCAGCGTGTTGAGCGATACGCTGCTGGATCGGCGTTGA
- a CDS encoding GNAT family N-acetyltransferase, whose amino-acid sequence MNLTFVPTTQSDAEALVAIRIAAMRDSLERIGRFDPQRARERFLAAFDPALCRFIEADGVRAGFYVVRPNADHWLLDHLYIVPAQQGKGIGAAVLRGIFAQADAQHMRVRVGALRGSESNRFYERHGFVRTDEAEWDIYYVREPRPEKT is encoded by the coding sequence ATGAACCTGACCTTCGTCCCCACCACGCAATCCGATGCCGAAGCACTGGTGGCCATCCGCATCGCCGCGATGCGCGACAGCCTCGAGCGCATCGGGCGTTTCGATCCGCAGCGCGCACGCGAGCGCTTCCTCGCGGCGTTCGACCCGGCGCTATGCCGTTTCATCGAGGCCGACGGCGTGCGCGCAGGCTTTTACGTGGTCCGGCCGAACGCGGATCACTGGCTGCTCGATCACCTGTACATCGTGCCCGCGCAGCAGGGAAAGGGCATTGGCGCGGCCGTGCTGCGCGGGATTTTCGCGCAGGCCGATGCGCAGCACATGCGCGTGCGCGTCGGTGCGTTGCGCGGCAGTGAATCGAACCGCTTCTACGAACGGCACGGCTTCGTGCGGACCGACGAAGCGGAATGGGACATCTATTACGTGCGCGAACCGCGCCCGGAAAAAACGTAA
- a CDS encoding histidine kinase → MHGTYNLLLVLLSLVIATLASYTTLDLAAFISLLDKPKLKRAWLAGGAAAMGTGIWSMHFVGMLAFSLPIPHGYALPDTGASLAIAVLVSYFALNVVTRARLGWRRLFAGGALMGGGIAGMHYTGMAAMHMQPGIRYDPALFSASIGIAVIASTAALWIAQALRAQQARHATVQRVGAAVIMGIAITGMHYTGMAAAHFAPDARCGAANGIDAPWLATTVALFTMATLIVTLLLCRFDARTTFLRGMTDTLERLVRLRTEELERALRRYEQTTAMLQRTRENMATEIDERKAAQARLEQEKEEQRRLLHALEETHVQLLQSEKLASIGQLAAGVAHEINNPIGFVSANLNTLKAWVRTLLDVVAAHEAALPRLDPAARDALTAMSRAADLDYVRGEIATLIDESIDGAVRVRRIVQDLRDFSRPGSDEWNVVDLHEGLESTLNVVHNELKYKADIVRDYGDLPHVECLPSQLNQVFMNLLVNAAQAIPERGVITIRTSSDGEQVSIAISDTGAGMTPEIVRRIFDPFFTTKPVGQGTGLGLSVSHGIVERHRGAIDVTSAPGRGTTFCVRLPIRQPGERANAEALAQRA, encoded by the coding sequence ATGCACGGCACCTACAACCTCCTGCTCGTCCTGCTGTCGCTCGTCATCGCGACGCTGGCTTCGTATACGACGCTCGACCTGGCTGCATTCATTTCGCTGCTCGACAAGCCGAAACTGAAGCGTGCGTGGCTGGCCGGCGGCGCGGCGGCGATGGGAACCGGGATCTGGTCGATGCATTTCGTCGGCATGCTCGCGTTTTCACTGCCGATCCCGCACGGCTATGCGTTGCCGGACACCGGCGCATCGCTCGCGATCGCCGTGCTCGTGTCGTATTTCGCGCTGAACGTCGTGACGCGCGCACGGCTGGGCTGGCGGCGGCTGTTCGCCGGCGGCGCGCTGATGGGCGGCGGGATTGCCGGCATGCACTACACGGGGATGGCCGCGATGCACATGCAGCCCGGCATTCGCTACGATCCCGCGCTGTTCTCGGCATCGATCGGCATCGCCGTGATCGCCTCGACCGCCGCACTGTGGATTGCGCAGGCGCTGCGCGCGCAGCAGGCGCGTCATGCGACCGTGCAGCGGGTCGGCGCGGCCGTCATCATGGGCATCGCGATTACCGGCATGCACTACACCGGGATGGCGGCCGCCCATTTCGCGCCGGACGCACGATGCGGCGCCGCGAACGGCATCGACGCGCCGTGGCTCGCGACAACCGTCGCGTTGTTTACGATGGCGACCCTGATCGTCACGCTGCTGCTGTGCCGTTTCGATGCGCGCACAACCTTTCTGCGCGGAATGACCGACACGCTGGAGCGCCTCGTGCGATTGCGGACCGAGGAACTCGAACGCGCGTTGCGCCGCTACGAGCAGACGACGGCGATGCTGCAGCGCACGCGCGAGAACATGGCGACCGAGATCGACGAGCGCAAGGCCGCGCAGGCGCGGCTCGAACAGGAGAAGGAAGAGCAGCGGCGCCTGCTGCATGCGCTCGAGGAAACCCATGTGCAGCTGCTTCAGTCGGAAAAGCTCGCGTCGATCGGCCAGCTCGCGGCGGGCGTCGCGCACGAGATCAACAATCCGATCGGCTTCGTCAGCGCGAACCTCAATACCCTGAAGGCCTGGGTGCGGACGCTGCTCGACGTGGTCGCGGCGCATGAGGCGGCGCTGCCGCGGCTCGACCCCGCCGCCCGCGACGCGTTGACGGCGATGAGCCGCGCCGCGGATCTGGACTACGTGCGCGGCGAGATCGCGACGCTGATCGACGAATCGATCGACGGCGCGGTGCGGGTGCGGCGCATCGTGCAGGACCTGCGCGATTTCTCGCGCCCGGGCAGCGACGAATGGAACGTCGTGGATCTCCATGAAGGCCTCGAAAGCACGCTCAACGTCGTGCACAACGAGCTCAAGTACAAGGCCGACATCGTGCGCGACTACGGCGACCTGCCGCACGTCGAATGCCTGCCGTCGCAGTTGAACCAGGTGTTCATGAACCTGCTGGTCAACGCGGCGCAGGCGATTCCCGAGCGCGGCGTCATCACGATCCGCACGTCGAGCGATGGCGAACAGGTGTCGATCGCAATCAGCGACACCGGCGCGGGGATGACGCCCGAGATCGTCCGGCGCATCTTCGATCCGTTCTTCACGACGAAGCCGGTCGGGCAGGGAACCGGGCTCGGCCTGTCGGTTTCGCACGGCATCGTCGAACGTCATCGCGGCGCAATCGACGTGACGAGCGCGCCCGGGCGCGGCACGACGTTCTGCGTTCGGCTGCCGATCCGGCAGCCAGGCGAACGCGCGAATGCCGAGGCGCTGGCGCAACGGGCATGA
- a CDS encoding HD domain-containing phosphohydrolase, which translates to MTTSATNGLDAASPEIPETPEAAAASDDACRALSILLVDDEPGVLSALKRVFRPARYDILTADSGEAALAILASTEVELIVSDMRMPHMSGAEFLARARALYPDTMRILLTGYAEIASIVQAVNEGGVYRYLNKPWDDHDLLLTIEQALEQRRLRREAARLAALTEAQNDALRRFNTELETQVRARTEELGQTVMFLEAAQRDLKSSFTAMVQVCASMIELRCGTASGHAMRVGEIARRLALASEMSELHAQDVYFAGLLHGIGKLSLPDELLHKPLTRMTTDEHRLFQEHPLRAQMVLTPVAQLHKVASMVLHQYERFNGRGTPDGLAGDTIPLGSRIVAIVRDFEGLRNGEIGAPHSVEQALDALRSQAGVRYDPQLVDRFIELMRDPASLGIAASVAEIKSAQLREGMQLADDLRTRRGVLLMTKGSVMSAHQIELVRRFETREGAPFDILVLAGPAASAQARNAGAPPG; encoded by the coding sequence ATGACGACATCTGCAACAAACGGACTGGACGCGGCATCGCCTGAAATACCCGAGACACCCGAGGCGGCAGCGGCATCCGACGACGCGTGTCGTGCCCTGTCGATCCTGCTGGTCGACGACGAGCCGGGCGTGTTGTCGGCGCTCAAGCGCGTATTCCGGCCCGCGCGCTACGACATCCTGACGGCCGACAGCGGCGAGGCCGCGCTCGCGATACTGGCGTCGACCGAAGTCGAACTGATCGTGTCCGACATGCGGATGCCGCACATGAGCGGCGCGGAATTCCTGGCCCGCGCACGGGCGCTGTATCCGGACACGATGCGCATTCTGCTGACCGGTTATGCGGAGATCGCGTCGATCGTGCAGGCCGTCAACGAAGGCGGCGTGTATCGCTACCTGAACAAGCCGTGGGACGATCACGACCTGCTGCTGACCATCGAGCAGGCGCTGGAGCAGCGGCGCCTGCGCCGCGAAGCGGCCCGGCTGGCCGCGCTGACGGAGGCGCAGAACGATGCGCTGCGCCGTTTCAACACCGAACTCGAAACGCAGGTGCGCGCGCGCACCGAGGAACTCGGCCAGACCGTGATGTTCCTCGAAGCGGCGCAACGCGACCTCAAAAGCAGCTTCACCGCGATGGTCCAGGTCTGCGCGAGCATGATCGAGCTGCGGTGCGGCACCGCGAGCGGGCACGCGATGCGCGTCGGCGAGATTGCGCGCCGGCTCGCGCTGGCATCGGAGATGAGCGAACTGCACGCGCAGGATGTCTATTTCGCGGGGCTGCTGCACGGCATCGGCAAGCTGTCGCTGCCGGACGAATTGCTGCACAAGCCGCTCACGCGGATGACGACCGACGAGCACCGCCTGTTCCAGGAGCATCCGCTGCGCGCGCAGATGGTGCTGACGCCCGTCGCGCAATTGCACAAGGTCGCGTCGATGGTGCTTCACCAGTACGAGCGCTTCAACGGACGCGGCACGCCCGACGGGCTGGCCGGCGACACGATCCCGCTCGGCTCGCGGATCGTGGCGATCGTGCGCGATTTCGAAGGGCTGCGCAACGGCGAAATCGGCGCGCCGCATTCGGTCGAACAGGCGCTCGATGCGTTGCGCTCGCAGGCCGGCGTGCGCTACGACCCGCAACTCGTCGACCGCTTCATCGAGCTGATGCGGGACCCGGCGAGTCTCGGCATCGCGGCGTCCGTCGCGGAGATCAAGTCCGCGCAACTGCGCGAGGGCATGCAGCTCGCCGACGATCTGCGCACGCGTCGCGGCGTGCTGCTGATGACGAAGGGCAGCGTGATGTCGGCGCACCAGATCGAGCTCGTTCGCCGTTTCGAGACGCGCGAAGGAGCGCCGTTCGATATCCTCGTGCTGGCCGGCCCGGCCGCATCGGCGCAGGCGCGCAACGCGGGTGCGCCGCCCGGCTGA
- a CDS encoding alpha/beta fold hydrolase, whose translation MQTRKLGRLLPALVLFATLWVSPPDAMAASANYTVTSRDGVRLAVQESGNPDGPPIIFIHGLLGSRLNWDAQVQSPELRRYRIITYDLRGHGLSDKPSGAGPYQDGRRWADDLEAVIDGSHATRPVVVGWSLGGAVISNYLATYGDRRLAGAVYVDGVVELAPGQIVDHPDVYRDMNSPDLKTHLDGERTFVGLCFNRRPDADIVSRLLANAAMASWDMQKAIPTMSVSAAEGLGNAHVPLLFIYGGRDALVDTPATLARATALNPGIVSKVYGDAGHAPFMEESDRFNRDLAGFVRLASGKRRGLAQ comes from the coding sequence ATGCAAACCCGAAAGCTTGGTCGTCTGCTGCCTGCCCTGGTCCTGTTCGCGACGCTCTGGGTGTCGCCCCCCGATGCGATGGCCGCCTCCGCAAACTATACGGTGACGTCGAGAGATGGCGTCAGGCTTGCGGTGCAGGAAAGCGGCAACCCCGACGGCCCGCCGATCATTTTCATCCACGGCCTGCTCGGCAGCCGCCTCAACTGGGACGCGCAGGTGCAAAGCCCCGAACTGCGCCGGTACCGGATCATTACGTACGATCTGCGCGGACACGGCCTGTCGGATAAACCGTCCGGCGCCGGGCCGTATCAAGACGGGCGCCGTTGGGCCGACGATCTCGAAGCAGTCATCGACGGCTCGCATGCGACACGCCCGGTCGTGGTCGGCTGGTCGCTCGGCGGGGCGGTGATATCGAACTACCTCGCGACGTACGGCGATCGCCGTCTCGCCGGCGCCGTGTACGTCGACGGCGTGGTCGAACTGGCGCCCGGTCAGATCGTCGACCATCCGGACGTCTATCGGGACATGAATTCACCGGACCTGAAGACGCATCTCGACGGCGAGCGTACGTTCGTCGGGCTGTGTTTCAACCGTCGTCCGGATGCCGACATCGTCAGCCGGCTGCTCGCCAACGCCGCGATGGCATCGTGGGACATGCAGAAGGCGATTCCGACGATGAGCGTGTCCGCGGCCGAGGGGCTCGGCAACGCGCATGTGCCGCTGCTGTTCATCTACGGCGGCCGCGATGCGCTGGTCGACACGCCCGCGACGCTCGCCCGCGCGACCGCGTTGAATCCGGGCATCGTGAGCAAGGTCTACGGCGACGCAGGTCATGCGCCGTTCATGGAGGAGTCCGATCGTTTCAACCGCGATCTGGCCGGGTTCGTCAGGCTGGCGTCCGGGAAACGACGCGGCTTGGCTCAGTGA